A region from the Palaemon carinicauda isolate YSFRI2023 chromosome 9, ASM3689809v2, whole genome shotgun sequence genome encodes:
- the LOC137646574 gene encoding putative protein tag-278: protein MKGGNWLTVVLVGVIVAGNVLLWKFLSTDKEEKELEELGEIIQVMGEEIEFLDKEVENDREEDEEKKELRAEIQRLCNRVEALEKEREIETEKFSTELQDLQQTNDQLKDELSNKDASIGEYLNQLTKMEQINLEISEKLVNVEGEKADSIHRLESVFEGEIEELEKTIQNQLDIIKEMETEKETETEKFSTELQDLQQTNDQLKDELSNKDASIGEYLNQLTKMEQINLEISEKLVNVEGEKAESIHRLESIFEGEIEELEKTIQNQLNIIKEMETEKERLEMKLTEAKEKDLVRNKNYNSLLEELVNLKEEYYEKSSEMEEKNLELSKQLEKGEREKVASIHRLESVFEEDIEELKETIEKQLEIIREMETEKERLEMKLTEAKVNDLVRNERYNGLLEELVSLKEEYYDKSIEMEEKNLDLREQLERIKSEKVAAIHRTESVFKKEIQELKETIGKQSGIIGQMKTEKQRLDLDANGHKEEKEVVGGASGVGELLGRLQASKGNFPQNNNNNLEEQKLQKETSREEETKKVPLAHMGRGTTGFFKKKIGEPECHITFQGAKVRVNTKRDYEQKGHVTADLDIPRKFHRAIMEWKEGS from the coding sequence ATGAAGGGTGGTAATTGGTTAACTGTTGTTCTGGTTGGTGTTATTGTGGCTGGAAATGTAttgttgtggaaattcttgtccacagaTAAGGAAGAAAAGGAACTGGAGGAGTTAGGTGAAATTATTCAAGTGATGGGAGAGGAAATTGAATTTTTAGACAAAGAAGTGGAGAATGACAGGGAGGAAGACGAAGAAAAAAAAGAGCTGAgggcagagattcaacgtctctgcAACAGAGTCGAAGCTcttgaaaaggaaagggaaatcgagactgaaaaattctcaacAGAGTTGCAAGATCTCCAACAAACTAACGATCAGCTAAAAGACGAATTATCAAATAAAGATGCTTcaatcggagaatatctaaatcaattaactaagatggaacaaataaatcttgaaataagcGAGAAATTAGTAAATGTTGAAGGTGAAAAAGCAGACTCTATTCATCgtttggaatctgtatttgagggagaaattgaggaattagaaaaaacaattcagaatcaattggacattattaaagagatggaaacagaaaaagaaaccgagactgaaaaattctcaacAGAGTTGCAAGATCTTCAACAAACTAACGATCAGCTAAAAGACGAATTATCAAATAAAGATGCTTcaatcggagaatatctaaatcaattaactaagatggaacaaataaatcttgaaataagcgagaaactagtaaatgttgaaggtgaaaaagcagagtctattcatcggttggaatctATATTTGAGGGAGAAATTGAGGAATTAGAAAAAACAATTCAGAATCAATTGAAcattattaaagagatggaaacagaaaaagaaagactagagATGAAGCTGACTGAGGCTAAAGAAAAGGATTTGGTCAGGAACAAAAATTACAACAGCCTCTTAGAGGAGTTAGTAAATCTTAAGGAAGAATATTACGAGAAATCGAGTgagatggaagaaaaaaatcttgaattaagTAAGCAACTAGAAAAAGGTGAGCGTGAAAAGGTTGCATCTATTCATCGGTtagaatctgtatttgaggaagatattgaggaactgaaagagacaatTGAGAAGCAATTAGAAATTATTAGagagatggaaacagaaaaagaaagactagagATGAAGCTGACTGAGGCTAAAGTCAATGATTTGGTCAGGAATGAAAGGTATAATGGCCTCTTAGAGGAGTTAGTAAGTCTTAAGGAAGAATATTACGATAAGTCAATTGAGATGGAGGAAAAAAATCTTGACTTGAGAGAGCAACTAGAAAGAATTAAGAGTGAAAAAGTGGCCGCTATTCATCGGACAGAATCTGTATTTAAGAAAGAGATCCAGGAACTGAAAGAAACGATTGGGAAGCAATCTGGGATTATTGGTCAGATGAAAACAGAGAAGCAGAGGCTGGACCTGGATGCCAACGgacataaggaggagaaggaggtcgttggagggGCATCTGGTGTTGGTGAATTGCTGGGCCGGCTACAAGCCTCAAAAGGGAATTTccctcaaaacaacaacaacaatctggaagagcagaagctccagaAGGAAACTTCCAGGGAAGAGGAGACCAAAAAGGTCCCCTTAGCTCATATGGGAAGAGGCACAACTGGATTCTTCAAAAAGAAAATCGGTGAACCTGAGTGtcatatcaccttccaaggtgcgAAGGTTAGAGTTAACACCAAGAGGGACTATGAGCAAAAGGGGCACGTGACTGCCGACTTGGATATCccaaggaagttccacagagccattatggagtggaaggaaggaagCTGA